A window of Hevea brasiliensis isolate MT/VB/25A 57/8 chromosome 14, ASM3005281v1, whole genome shotgun sequence contains these coding sequences:
- the LOC110632560 gene encoding uncharacterized protein LOC110632560 isoform X2 — MAMAREGEILAILVLFPMLLLLHSKTTQADTFIVGDDLGWTANASVGTWPQGKTFFTSDILGVWVKLQKYKSARKAWRSQETENCC, encoded by the exons ATGGCCATGGCTAGAGAAGGTGAAATTCTGGCAATTTTAGTGCTATTTCCTATGCTTCTGCTGCTTCATTCCAAGACCACTCAAGCAGATACCTTCATTGTTGGAGATGATCTGGGTTGGACTGCAAACGCTAGCGTGGGAACTTGGCCTCAAGGAAAGACGTTTTTTACTAGTGACATACTTG gtgtttgggtgaagctacagaagtataagagtgcaagaaaagcttggaggagtcaagagacagagaattgctgctga
- the LOC110632560 gene encoding basic blue protein-like isoform X1, with translation MAMAREGEILAILVLFPMLLLLHSKTTQADTFIVGDDLGWTANASVGTWPQGKTFFTSDILVFNYDYQLYNVVMTDQVGYNSCTITTNSQVFESGHDRIHLVFGENYFMTGNPKDCQLGMKMAVTAEN, from the exons ATGGCCATGGCTAGAGAAGGTGAAATTCTGGCAATTTTAGTGCTATTTCCTATGCTTCTGCTGCTTCATTCCAAGACCACTCAAGCAGATACCTTCATTGTTGGAGATGATCTGGGTTGGACTGCAAACGCTAGCGTGGGAACTTGGCCTCAAGGAAAGACGTTTTTTACTAGTGACATACTTG TGTTCAACTATGATTACCAATTGTATAATGTGGTCATGACGGATCAAGTAGGGTATAATTCATGCACAATTACTACGAATTCTCAAGTGTTTGAATCCGGACATGATCGAATTCATCTTGTTTTCGGAGAAAATTACTTCATGACTGGCAATCCTAAAGATTGTCAACTTGGTATGAAAATGGCGGTCACGGCAGAAAATTAA
- the LOC110632543 gene encoding basic blue protein-like has product MAMAREGEILAILVLFLMLLLLHFKTTQAATYTVGDGLGWCPDVSMESWPENKKFYSGDTLVFNYDADSYDVVVVDQRGHDTCTVTANAKVFDSGHDQIKLVFGANYFITSNPEDCQLGMKMAISAASHRSARKSSATVTNVRIKRGQ; this is encoded by the exons ATGGCCATGGCAAGAGAAGGTGaaattctggcaattttggtgctaTTTCTTATGCTTCTGCTGCTTCATTTCAAGACCACTCAAGCAGCTACCTACACTGTTGGAGATGGTTTAGGTTGGTGTCCAGACGTAAGCATGGAAAGTTGgcctgaaaataagaagttttattcTGGTGACACACTTG TGTTCAACTATGATGCTGATTCATATGATGTGGTTGTGGTGGATCAACGAGGGCATGATACATGCACAGTTACTGCGAATGCTAAAGTTTTTGATTCAGGACATGATCAAATTAAGCTTGTTTTCGGAGCAAATTACTTCATTACTAGTAATCCTGAAGATTGTCAACTAGGTATGAAGATGGCGATCAGCGCCGCCAGCCACCGCTCCGCCAGAAAATCATCTGCTACTGTCACCAATGTCAGAATTAAGAGGGGCCAGTAG
- the LOC110632540 gene encoding basic blue protein — protein MAKGRGSAVVVFVFLSILVLQFEVGSAATFTVGDSKGWTFNVAGWPKGKRFRAGDIIVFNYSPAAHNVVAVNRAGYSTCNAPKGAKVYTSGKDRIKLVKGQNFFLCSFAGHCQAGMKVAITAA, from the exons ATGGCTAAGGGAAGAGGCAGTGCAGTGGTGGTCTTCGTGTTTTTGTCCATTTTGGTGCTCCAATTTGAGGTGGGTAGTGCAGCAACCTTTACTGTTGGAGATTCTAAAGGTTGGACCTTTAATGTTGCTGGTTGGCCTAAAGGAAAGCGCTTTAGGGCTGGTGACATAATTG TGTTCAACTATAGTCCTGCAGCACACAATGTGGTAGCAGTGAACAGGGCAGGTTACAGTACATGCAATGCTCCAAAAGGTGCCAAAGTTTATACATCAGGGAAGGATAGGATCAAGCTTGTGAAGGGCCAAAACTTCTTCCTCTGCAGCTTTGCTGGGCACTGTCAGGCTGGAATGAAAGTAGCCATAACTGCTGCGTGA
- the LOC110632547 gene encoding uncharacterized protein LOC110632547: MAEFDIGSSARPLLDRENTIYLDVDDEDNGNTVDGFTQEISSDHLSSIQSNVGLPLSLETENSVNVDFQEDMQNGVNDLNQRDMIVERIFLVANLVVELPSAVFDQLSSTHKPVFALLSMVMSLIAMLLSIIDLAHKGRRERVKWMIRGYLPWFYSRNLNYKPLGTFPDIVGLVCGIFQWVFATITYAFLSHDSNNPNKFSVWPIIFAFGALCSRFPRNPRTRVVVHERIEIHPRNTESPSPFPPPTPPPSPLNDLRDLQLLELEHLSLPSRLEFCNLREYICSDMVTTKRKKVGKNGRKNRRRRRRSREEKDQDD, encoded by the exons ATGGCGGAATTCGATATTGGGTCTTCTGCGCGTCCTCTGTTGGACCGTGAAAATACCATCTACCTAGATGTGGACGACGAAGATAATGGCAATACTGTTGATGGCTTCACTCAAGAG ATCTCAAGTGATCATCTTAGCTCCATTCAATCCAATGTTGGTTTACCTCTTTCATTGGAAACTGAGAATTCTGTTAACGTTGATTTTCAAGAAGATATGCAAAACGGTGTGAATGACTTGAATCAAagg GATATGATCGTCGAAAGGATTTTCCTGGTAGCAAATCTCGTAGTGGAGCTTCCATCAGCTGTTTTTGATCAGCTATCATCAACGCACAAGCCCGTATTTGCATTGCTTAGTATGGTAATGTCCTTGATAGCCATGCTATTATCCATCATTGACCTTGCTCATAAGGGTCGAAGAGAAAGAGTTAAATGGATGATCAGAGGTTATTTACCTTGGTTTTACTCCCGCAATCTAAATTACAAGCCTCTGGGGACATTTCCAGACATTGTTGGCTTAGTCTGTGGCATCTTTCAATGGGTTTTTGCAACCATAACTTATGCCTTTCTGTCTCATGACTCTAACAACCCTAACAAATTCTCAGTTTGGCCAATAATATTTGCCTTTGGTGCATTGTGTTCCAGATTTCCAAGGAATCCAAGAACAAGAGTTGTAGTCCATGAGCGCATAGAAATTCATCCACGCAACACTGAGTCACCTTCCCCGTTCCCGCCCCCAACCCCACCACCATCACCATTAAATGATCTACGTGACCTCCAGCTTCTGGAACTCGAACATTTATCTTTACCATCTCGTTTAGAATTTTGTAATCTTCGTGAATATATCTGTTCTGACATGGTCACaacaaaaaggaagaaagtggggaaaaatggaagaaagaatagaaggagaagaagaagaagtagagaaGAGAAAGATCAAGATGACTGA